One Stigmatella aurantiaca genomic region harbors:
- the murG gene encoding undecaprenyldiphospho-muramoylpentapeptide beta-N-acetylglucosaminyltransferase encodes MKVLIAGGGTGGHLFPGIALAEEVVTRHHANQVVFVGTERGLEARVVPQAGFPLEFIQAQGLKGKGFFQLLKGLLALPMALIASFRILNRHKPDVVVGVGGYASGPVVLAAWMLGIPTAVQEQNALPGLTNKVLGKLVKVVFVAFDEARRFFPEGKVQLVGNPIRRKLMDNYLRSHVAHEYFTVLVFGGSLGARGLNQRMVDALEHLKDVKEQIRFVHQTGKNDVERVRKGYADQGFQAEVVEFIEDMSAAYARADLVVCRAGATTLAELTVCKKASILVPFPFATDDHQAVNARALVEAGAAVMFREAELTGQKLAEQIRLLKSEPMRLKQMEKKAGLLGRPEASKELADVCVDLMVQTYGAAGREREPQDAAPKTSKASKP; translated from the coding sequence GTGAAGGTCCTCATCGCTGGCGGCGGTACGGGGGGGCACCTCTTCCCAGGCATCGCCCTGGCGGAGGAGGTGGTGACGCGCCACCACGCCAACCAGGTCGTCTTCGTGGGCACCGAGCGGGGCCTGGAGGCCCGCGTGGTGCCGCAGGCGGGCTTTCCGCTGGAGTTCATCCAGGCGCAAGGGCTCAAGGGCAAGGGCTTCTTCCAGCTCCTCAAGGGGCTGCTGGCGCTGCCGATGGCCCTCATCGCCTCGTTCCGCATCCTCAACCGCCACAAGCCGGACGTGGTGGTGGGCGTGGGCGGCTACGCCAGCGGGCCGGTGGTGCTGGCCGCGTGGATGCTGGGCATCCCCACCGCGGTGCAGGAGCAGAACGCGCTGCCCGGGCTCACCAACAAGGTGCTCGGCAAGCTGGTGAAGGTGGTGTTCGTCGCCTTCGACGAGGCGCGGCGCTTCTTCCCCGAGGGGAAAGTCCAGCTCGTGGGCAACCCCATCCGCCGCAAGCTGATGGACAACTACCTGCGCTCGCACGTGGCGCACGAGTACTTCACCGTCCTGGTCTTCGGCGGCAGCCTGGGCGCCCGGGGGCTCAACCAGCGCATGGTGGACGCGCTGGAGCACCTGAAGGACGTGAAGGAGCAGATCCGCTTCGTGCACCAGACGGGCAAGAACGACGTGGAGAGGGTGCGCAAGGGCTACGCGGACCAGGGTTTCCAGGCCGAGGTGGTGGAGTTCATCGAGGACATGTCCGCGGCCTACGCCCGCGCGGACCTCGTGGTGTGCCGGGCGGGCGCCACCACCCTGGCGGAGCTGACCGTCTGCAAGAAGGCCAGCATCCTGGTGCCGTTCCCCTTCGCCACGGATGACCACCAGGCCGTCAACGCCAGGGCGCTGGTGGAGGCCGGGGCGGCGGTGATGTTCCGCGAGGCGGAGCTGACGGGGCAGAAGCTGGCCGAGCAGATCCGCCTGCTGAAGAGCGAGCCGATGCGGCTCAAGCAGATGGAGAAGAAGGCGGGCCTGCTGGGCCGGCCCGAGGCCTCCAAGGAGCTGGCGGACGTGTGCGTGGACCTGATGGTCCAGACCTACGGGGCGGCCGGCCGCGAGCGCGAGCCGCAGGATGCGGCGCCGAAGACGTCCAAAGCGAGCAAGCCATGA
- the ftsA gene encoding cell division protein FtsA translates to MAKQKSGEIIVGLDIGTTKICAIVGELTDSGIDIIGIGTHPSKGLRKGVVVNIEATVASIRRAVEEAELMAGAEISHVYTGIAGGHIKGFNSQGIVAVKDKEVREADLARVIDAAKAVAIPLDREVIHVLPQEFIIDDQGGIKEPLGMAGVRLEAKVHIVTGAVSSAQNIVKCANRTGLNVSDIVLQPLASAEAVLGDDEKELGVCLVDIGGGTTDIAIFSGGSIVHTAVIALGGNNLTSDIAIGLRTPAHEAERIKQKFGCALASMVNKDETIEVPSVGGRQPRVLGRQILCEILEPRVEEIFQLVHREIQKCGYEDLLASGIVITGGSTLLAGMPELAEEVLGLPVRRGMPRGIGGLVDVVKSPMYATGVGLVVYGAKHLDRRMFRIREENVYKKVKGRMREWLEEIF, encoded by the coding sequence ATGGCGAAGCAGAAGTCTGGGGAGATCATCGTCGGCCTGGACATCGGCACGACGAAGATCTGCGCGATCGTCGGTGAGCTGACGGACAGCGGCATCGACATCATCGGGATCGGTACGCACCCGTCGAAGGGATTGCGCAAGGGCGTGGTCGTCAACATCGAGGCGACCGTGGCCTCCATCCGCCGCGCCGTGGAAGAGGCGGAGCTGATGGCGGGCGCGGAGATCTCCCACGTCTACACGGGCATCGCCGGGGGCCACATCAAGGGCTTCAACTCCCAGGGCATCGTCGCGGTGAAGGACAAGGAGGTCCGCGAGGCGGACCTGGCGCGTGTCATCGACGCGGCCAAGGCGGTGGCCATCCCCCTGGACCGTGAGGTGATTCACGTCCTGCCCCAGGAGTTCATCATCGACGACCAGGGCGGCATCAAGGAGCCCCTGGGCATGGCCGGCGTCCGCCTGGAGGCCAAGGTCCACATCGTCACGGGCGCCGTCTCCAGCGCGCAGAACATCGTCAAGTGCGCCAACCGCACCGGCCTCAACGTCTCGGACATCGTCCTTCAGCCGCTCGCCTCGGCCGAGGCGGTGCTCGGCGATGACGAGAAGGAACTGGGCGTGTGCCTGGTGGACATCGGCGGGGGCACCACGGACATCGCCATCTTCTCCGGCGGCTCCATCGTCCACACCGCCGTCATCGCCCTGGGCGGCAACAACCTCACCAGCGACATCGCCATTGGCCTGCGCACCCCGGCGCACGAGGCCGAGCGCATCAAGCAGAAGTTCGGCTGTGCGCTCGCCTCCATGGTGAACAAGGACGAGACCATCGAGGTGCCGAGCGTGGGCGGCCGCCAGCCGCGCGTGCTGGGCCGGCAGATCCTCTGCGAGATTCTGGAGCCGCGCGTGGAGGAGATCTTCCAGCTCGTGCACCGCGAGATCCAGAAGTGCGGCTACGAGGACCTGCTCGCCTCGGGCATCGTGATTACGGGCGGCTCCACGCTGCTGGCGGGCATGCCCGAGCTGGCCGAGGAAGTACTCGGACTGCCCGTGCGGCGCGGTATGCCCCGGGGTATCGGCGGGCTGGTAGACGTGGTGAAGAGCCCCATGTACGCCACGGGGGTGGGGCTCGTCGTCTACGGGGCCAAGCACCTGGACCGGCGCATGTTCCGGATCCGCGAGGAGAACGTCTACAAGAAGGTGAAGGGCCGCATGCGGGAGTGGCTGGAGGAAATTTTCTAG
- the murB gene encoding UDP-N-acetylmuramate dehydrogenase, with amino-acid sequence MVPRTPSPLPERLALLEGCEVKAHEPLAPLTSIRVGGPAEALVRPRTPEALVALLKWARGEGTPVTVLGGGANTLVGDGGIPGITVRLPGDLFPETAEVNEAEGRLTLGAGAAIVRLINLMRAQGLVGAEFLAGIPGTLGGAVAMNAGTKNGECFRVLEAVEVATADGVGWLTKAEVPHAYRHSELPVGGIVTRVRFRLPKGDIVASKQAMDTDLGYRKRTQPLSQPNFGSVFTNPPGDFAGRLIERVSLKGHTLGRAQVSPLHANWIVNLGGATAHDVLSLLTLMQTRVREQEGVELKPEVKRVGVF; translated from the coding sequence ATGGTTCCGCGCACCCCATCCCCCCTTCCGGAGCGCCTCGCGCTCCTGGAGGGCTGCGAGGTGAAGGCCCACGAGCCCCTGGCGCCCCTCACCAGCATCCGGGTGGGAGGGCCGGCCGAGGCGCTCGTCCGTCCGCGCACGCCCGAGGCGCTCGTGGCCCTGCTGAAGTGGGCCCGCGGCGAGGGCACCCCCGTCACCGTCCTGGGCGGCGGGGCGAACACGCTGGTGGGCGATGGCGGCATCCCCGGCATCACCGTGCGGCTGCCGGGGGACCTCTTCCCGGAGACGGCCGAGGTGAACGAGGCCGAAGGGCGGCTCACGCTCGGGGCGGGCGCGGCCATCGTCCGGCTCATCAACCTGATGCGGGCCCAGGGGCTGGTGGGGGCCGAGTTCCTCGCCGGCATTCCGGGCACGCTCGGGGGCGCGGTGGCGATGAACGCCGGCACGAAGAACGGCGAGTGCTTCCGGGTGCTGGAGGCGGTGGAGGTGGCCACCGCGGATGGGGTGGGGTGGCTGACGAAGGCCGAGGTGCCCCATGCCTACCGGCACTCCGAGCTGCCCGTGGGCGGCATCGTCACCCGGGTGCGCTTCCGGCTCCCCAAAGGCGACATCGTGGCCTCCAAGCAGGCGATGGATACGGACCTGGGCTACCGCAAGCGCACCCAGCCGCTGAGCCAGCCGAACTTCGGCAGTGTCTTCACCAACCCGCCAGGCGACTTCGCCGGACGCCTGATTGAGCGGGTGAGCCTGAAGGGCCACACTCTGGGGCGTGCGCAGGTGTCCCCGCTGCACGCCAACTGGATCGTCAACCTGGGCGGCGCCACCGCCCACGACGTGCTCTCGCTCCTCACCCTGATGCAGACGCGGGTGCGGGAGCAGGAGGGCGTTGAACTCAAACCCGAAGTCAAGCGCGTAGGAGTGTTTTGA
- a CDS encoding cell division protein FtsQ/DivIB, with amino-acid sequence MAFGKSKNRRRQDTAHQKEAVKGAVRAHGPSVGKGLLAAALTAALVWGGVELRAWALTSPRFQLQEVSFTGLSHASRAELVRLSGLAPGQNLFSLDVTALERAMLQHPWVRSVEVTRHFPTAVSIQVVEHAPSALVVLGDLYVLDEEGEPFKRVTPGDGLDLPLVTGVVREQYVADPDAVRERMREALGVSRAYAALKPGRHERLSEVRLEATGLSLVTMAGQVVRLGEGETEAKLSRLERVRRELSAKGLAADVIHLDNRVRPGWVAVKISSPASERSGGSVQ; translated from the coding sequence ATGGCCTTCGGCAAATCCAAGAACCGCCGCCGTCAGGACACCGCCCATCAGAAGGAGGCGGTGAAGGGCGCGGTGCGGGCCCATGGGCCTTCGGTGGGAAAGGGTTTGCTGGCCGCGGCGCTGACCGCGGCCCTGGTGTGGGGTGGGGTGGAGCTGCGCGCCTGGGCGCTCACGTCGCCCCGCTTCCAGCTGCAGGAGGTGTCGTTTACCGGACTGTCCCACGCCTCGCGCGCGGAGCTGGTGCGGCTGTCGGGACTGGCCCCGGGGCAGAACCTCTTCTCGCTGGACGTGACGGCGCTGGAGCGGGCCATGCTCCAGCACCCGTGGGTGCGAAGTGTGGAGGTGACGCGTCACTTTCCCACCGCCGTTTCGATTCAAGTGGTAGAGCACGCGCCGTCGGCGCTGGTGGTGCTGGGGGATTTGTACGTGCTGGACGAGGAGGGCGAGCCCTTCAAGCGGGTGACGCCCGGAGACGGGCTGGATTTGCCCCTCGTGACCGGCGTGGTGCGAGAGCAGTACGTGGCGGACCCGGACGCGGTGCGCGAGCGCATGCGGGAGGCGCTCGGCGTCTCACGCGCCTACGCGGCGCTGAAGCCCGGACGCCACGAGCGGCTGTCCGAGGTGCGGCTGGAGGCCACGGGGCTGTCGCTGGTGACGATGGCGGGCCAGGTGGTGCGGTTGGGGGAAGGGGAGACGGAGGCCAAGCTGTCGCGGCTGGAGCGCGTGCGGCGCGAGCTGAGCGCCAAGGGCCTGGCCGCGGATGTCATCCACCTGGACAACCGGGTCCGGCCCGGCTGGGTGGCGGTGAAGATTTCGAGCCCCGCGTCCGAGAGGAGCGGGGGCTCGGTGCAGTAG
- a CDS encoding D-alanine--D-alanine ligase has product MSVLSKSELKTKRVGVLLGGLSSEREVSLRTGAAVSKALRSLGYDVVEIDVGKDVAARLAAEKVDVAWLALHGRYGEDGAIQGLLESLFIPYTGSGVLASAVGMDKVYAKWIFSTHGIPTPPYKTFRDAASARAEADTLPFPFPVVVKPSREGSSVGVHVCKTKEAYLAAVDDASKYAGTLLVEQFIRGREVQGAVLDDEALGVIEVVVAREFYDHTAKYTSGSGTNYLFPAPLPADQYERVNAVCLAAHRALGCQGASRSDVIITEGGDVFVLETNTLPGMTETSLLPKIAAGRGIDFPALCERILLGASLKA; this is encoded by the coding sequence GTGAGCGTCCTGTCCAAGTCCGAGCTGAAGACCAAGCGCGTCGGTGTGCTGCTGGGAGGGCTGTCCTCGGAGCGCGAGGTGTCCCTGCGCACGGGGGCCGCGGTGTCGAAGGCGCTGCGCTCGCTGGGCTACGACGTGGTGGAGATCGACGTGGGCAAGGACGTGGCCGCGCGCCTCGCCGCCGAGAAGGTGGACGTGGCGTGGCTGGCGCTCCATGGCCGCTATGGGGAGGACGGCGCCATCCAGGGGCTGCTCGAGTCGCTCTTCATCCCCTACACCGGCAGTGGCGTGCTCGCCTCGGCGGTGGGCATGGACAAGGTCTATGCCAAGTGGATTTTCAGCACCCACGGCATCCCCACGCCTCCTTATAAGACGTTCCGCGACGCGGCGAGCGCCCGGGCCGAGGCGGACACGCTGCCCTTCCCGTTCCCCGTGGTCGTCAAGCCCAGCCGCGAGGGTAGCAGCGTGGGCGTGCACGTGTGCAAGACGAAGGAGGCCTACCTGGCCGCCGTGGACGACGCGTCGAAGTACGCGGGCACGCTCTTGGTGGAGCAGTTCATCCGGGGGCGCGAGGTGCAGGGCGCCGTGCTGGATGACGAGGCCCTGGGCGTCATCGAGGTGGTCGTCGCGCGTGAATTCTACGACCACACGGCGAAGTACACCTCGGGCAGTGGCACGAACTACCTCTTCCCAGCACCCCTGCCCGCAGATCAGTATGAGCGCGTGAACGCGGTGTGCCTTGCCGCGCACCGGGCGCTCGGATGCCAGGGGGCATCTCGCTCGGATGTCATCATCACCGAGGGAGGAGATGTGTTCGTGCTGGAGACCAACACGCTGCCGGGCATGACGGAAACCAGCTTGTTGCCGAAGATCGCCGCGGGTCGAGGCATCGACTTCCCCGCGCTGTGCGAGCGGATTCTGCTCGGGGCCTCCCTGAAGGCCTGA
- the murD gene encoding UDP-N-acetylmuramoyl-L-alanine--D-glutamate ligase, translating to MELSLSGQKVLVFGLAKSGVAAIRLLCAHGAQVTALDERDAAALGAVAGELQALGVTLVHGPVPPGLLESQRLIVVSPGVPLARPELRAAREAGVPIWGEIELAWRFLAKVPLFGITGTNGKSTTTALTGELFARGGGRTFVGGNLGRPFSEAALTPDGWDALVVELSSFQLEGIQGMRARGAALLNLTPDHIDRYESHAAYGQAKTRIFLNQAAGDFAVVNVDDPDVVALARQAKAPVYGFSVTGKPVGALALAGLAVAQQGGFRLDFLGEAYTLTNRALRGAHNAQNAMAATLLARLGGVPREAVQAGLEGYPGLPHRLESVRVLDGVEWVNDSKATNVDSVLVALRAFPGNLLLIAGGKGKGAPYQPMVDEGRGKVTAVLTIGQDAELLAAAYQGVAPVHACGTLDVAVRRARELARQGDTVLLSPACASYDQFKNFEDRGETFKRLVKAL from the coding sequence ATGGAGCTCTCGCTGTCCGGTCAGAAGGTCTTGGTATTCGGGCTGGCGAAGAGTGGGGTGGCGGCCATCCGGCTGCTGTGTGCGCACGGCGCCCAGGTGACGGCGCTGGACGAGCGGGACGCGGCGGCGCTGGGCGCGGTGGCCGGGGAGCTTCAGGCGCTGGGCGTGACGCTCGTCCACGGTCCGGTGCCGCCGGGGCTGCTGGAGTCCCAGCGCCTCATCGTGGTGAGCCCGGGCGTGCCGCTGGCCCGGCCGGAGCTGCGGGCCGCGCGCGAGGCGGGCGTGCCCATCTGGGGCGAGATCGAGCTGGCGTGGCGCTTCCTCGCGAAGGTGCCCCTGTTCGGCATCACCGGCACCAATGGCAAGAGCACCACCACGGCGCTGACCGGCGAGCTGTTCGCCCGGGGCGGCGGCCGGACGTTCGTGGGGGGCAACCTGGGCCGTCCGTTCTCCGAGGCGGCCCTGACGCCGGACGGCTGGGACGCGCTGGTGGTGGAGCTCTCCAGCTTTCAGCTCGAGGGCATTCAGGGGATGCGCGCCCGGGGCGCCGCCCTCCTCAACCTCACCCCGGACCACATCGACCGATACGAGAGCCACGCGGCCTACGGCCAGGCCAAGACGCGCATCTTCCTCAACCAGGCCGCGGGCGACTTCGCGGTGGTGAACGTGGATGACCCGGACGTGGTGGCGCTGGCACGCCAGGCGAAGGCGCCGGTCTACGGATTCAGCGTCACCGGCAAGCCGGTGGGCGCGCTGGCGCTGGCGGGGCTGGCCGTCGCGCAGCAGGGGGGCTTCCGCCTGGACTTCCTGGGCGAGGCGTACACGCTGACGAACCGGGCCCTGCGGGGGGCCCACAACGCTCAGAACGCGATGGCCGCCACGCTGCTGGCCCGGCTGGGCGGCGTGCCGCGCGAGGCGGTGCAGGCGGGGCTGGAGGGCTACCCGGGCTTGCCGCACCGGCTGGAGAGCGTGCGTGTGCTAGACGGGGTGGAGTGGGTGAACGACTCCAAGGCCACCAACGTGGATTCCGTCCTGGTGGCGTTGCGCGCCTTTCCAGGAAACCTGCTGCTCATCGCGGGCGGCAAGGGCAAGGGAGCGCCCTACCAGCCCATGGTGGACGAGGGCCGGGGCAAGGTGACGGCGGTGCTGACCATCGGCCAGGACGCGGAGCTGCTCGCCGCCGCCTACCAAGGGGTGGCCCCGGTGCATGCCTGTGGAACGCTGGACGTGGCCGTCCGGAGAGCACGCGAGCTGGCGAGGCAGGGGGACACGGTGCTGCTGTCGCCCGCGTGCGCGTCGTACGATCAGTTCAAGAACTTCGAGGACCGGGGCGAGACGTTCAAACGCCTGGTGAAGGCGCTCTGA
- the murC gene encoding UDP-N-acetylmuramate--L-alanine ligase, giving the protein MTKTGGKVQSLFKTRHAAHVHFVGLGGIGMSGIAEVLLNLGYRVSGSDLKESDITRRLARMGATFFEGHRAQNLVHADVVVISSAVKKDNPEVVAARQRKIPVIPRAEMLAELMRLKYAVAVAGSHGKTTTTSMVATVLSAAGLDPTAVVGGKVNVLDSNAKLGKSELMVVEADESDGSFLKLHPSIAVVTNIDPEHMDHYGTLEVLQTAFVEFCNRVPFYGLNVLCLDHPNVQALLPRLEKRAVTYGSSHMADYRLEGVTLEGFTTRFQAFRRDEPLGEFRVRMVGAHNALNALAVIAVAEEMEIPLDMVRGALAEFGGVQRRFTVRGEVGGVTVVDDYGHHPTEVMATLAGARKAFGRRLVVAFQPHRYTRTHDLFKEFATSFNDSDVLFVTSVYGAGEEPIQGATGDALAEAIRDHGHRDVTFVEKRADLSAALAQRVMEGDLVLTLGAGDITQVGPELLALLGKPGAAKGA; this is encoded by the coding sequence ATGACGAAGACCGGCGGCAAGGTGCAGAGCCTGTTCAAGACGCGCCACGCGGCGCACGTGCACTTCGTGGGGCTGGGCGGCATCGGCATGAGCGGCATCGCCGAGGTGCTGCTCAACCTGGGCTACCGGGTGTCGGGCTCGGACCTGAAGGAGAGCGACATCACCCGCCGCCTGGCGCGCATGGGCGCCACCTTCTTCGAGGGGCACCGGGCGCAGAACCTCGTGCACGCGGACGTGGTGGTCATCTCCTCGGCGGTGAAGAAGGACAACCCCGAGGTGGTGGCCGCGCGCCAGCGCAAGATTCCCGTCATCCCCCGCGCGGAGATGCTCGCCGAGCTGATGCGGCTGAAGTACGCGGTGGCGGTGGCCGGCAGCCACGGCAAGACGACCACCACCTCCATGGTGGCCACGGTGCTCTCGGCGGCGGGCCTGGACCCCACGGCGGTGGTGGGCGGCAAGGTGAACGTGCTCGACTCCAACGCCAAGCTCGGCAAGAGCGAGCTCATGGTGGTGGAGGCGGACGAGAGCGACGGCAGCTTCCTCAAGCTGCACCCGTCCATCGCCGTGGTGACGAACATCGACCCGGAGCACATGGACCACTACGGCACGCTGGAGGTGCTCCAGACGGCCTTCGTGGAGTTCTGCAACCGGGTGCCCTTCTACGGGCTGAACGTGTTGTGCCTGGACCACCCGAACGTGCAGGCGCTCCTGCCGCGCCTGGAGAAGCGGGCCGTCACCTACGGCAGCTCGCACATGGCGGACTACCGGCTGGAGGGCGTGACGCTGGAGGGCTTCACCACGCGCTTCCAGGCCTTCCGGCGCGATGAGCCGCTGGGCGAGTTCCGCGTGCGCATGGTGGGCGCGCACAACGCCCTCAACGCGCTGGCCGTCATCGCCGTGGCCGAGGAGATGGAGATTCCCCTGGACATGGTGCGCGGGGCGCTCGCGGAGTTCGGCGGCGTGCAGCGGCGCTTCACCGTGCGCGGGGAGGTGGGCGGCGTCACCGTGGTGGACGACTACGGGCACCACCCCACCGAGGTGATGGCCACGCTGGCCGGGGCGCGCAAGGCCTTTGGCCGCCGCCTGGTGGTGGCCTTCCAGCCGCACCGCTACACGCGCACGCATGACCTGTTCAAGGAGTTCGCCACCTCCTTCAATGACTCGGACGTGCTCTTCGTCACCAGCGTCTACGGCGCGGGCGAGGAGCCCATTCAGGGGGCCACCGGGGACGCGCTCGCGGAGGCCATCCGCGACCACGGCCACCGGGACGTGACGTTCGTGGAGAAGCGCGCGGACCTGTCCGCGGCGCTTGCCCAGCGCGTCATGGAGGGGGACCTCGTCCTCACCCTGGGCGCGGGCGACATCACCCAGGTGGGTCCGGAATTGTTGGCCTTGCTGGGCAAGCCGGGAGCCGCTAAGGGCGCGTGA
- the mraY gene encoding phospho-N-acetylmuramoyl-pentapeptide-transferase has product MLFLLYEWLKDSEAGRFLNFLRYPTFRIVAAGVFALVLGMLIGPKLIARLRLKQHGQSNVREDTPDTHQKKKGTPTMGGQLILLCIAGGTLMFADLKSRVVWVMLLLTFGYGFIGFLDDWLKLSKRNSKGLAGRKKMALQTFFYLVAVFGLMCTWTQPDGSFGPSLLINTKLTLPFVPTHWFNPDLGWFYVVFGWFVVVGTSNAVNLTDGLDGLAIVPTIVAATTFAVLCYVAGTTLNIADSATVNGVTRVVAKPLYEYLGILQVPGGAELSVFCASIVGAGIAFLWFNTYPASVFMGDVGSLALGGALGGLAVLSKNEVVSAIIHGIFFAEILSVMIQVVSFKTTGKRVFRMAPVHHHFELKGMAEPKIIVRFWIVAILCGGVALLSLKLR; this is encoded by the coding sequence GTGCTGTTCCTGCTGTATGAGTGGCTCAAAGACTCCGAGGCGGGCCGGTTCCTCAACTTCCTGCGCTACCCCACCTTCCGCATCGTCGCGGCCGGGGTGTTCGCGCTGGTGTTGGGGATGCTCATTGGCCCCAAGCTCATTGCCCGGCTGCGCCTGAAGCAGCACGGCCAGAGCAACGTGCGCGAGGACACGCCCGACACGCACCAGAAGAAGAAGGGCACGCCCACCATGGGTGGCCAGCTCATCCTCTTGTGCATCGCCGGCGGGACGCTGATGTTCGCGGACCTCAAGAGCCGGGTGGTGTGGGTGATGTTGCTGCTCACCTTCGGCTACGGCTTCATCGGCTTCCTGGATGACTGGCTGAAGCTGTCCAAGCGCAACTCGAAGGGCCTGGCGGGCCGCAAGAAGATGGCGCTGCAGACCTTCTTCTACCTCGTGGCCGTCTTCGGGCTGATGTGCACGTGGACGCAGCCGGATGGCTCCTTCGGCCCCTCGCTGCTCATCAACACGAAGCTGACGCTGCCCTTCGTGCCCACGCACTGGTTCAACCCGGACCTGGGCTGGTTCTACGTGGTGTTCGGCTGGTTCGTCGTGGTGGGCACCTCCAACGCGGTGAACCTCACGGACGGCCTGGATGGTCTGGCCATCGTGCCCACCATTGTCGCGGCCACCACCTTCGCGGTGCTCTGCTACGTGGCGGGCACCACGCTGAACATCGCGGACTCGGCCACGGTGAATGGCGTGACGCGCGTGGTGGCCAAGCCGCTCTACGAGTACCTGGGCATCCTCCAGGTGCCAGGTGGCGCGGAGCTGTCCGTGTTCTGCGCGAGCATCGTGGGCGCGGGCATCGCGTTCCTCTGGTTCAACACCTACCCGGCCTCCGTGTTCATGGGCGACGTGGGCTCGTTGGCGCTGGGCGGCGCGCTGGGCGGCCTCGCGGTGCTCTCCAAGAACGAGGTGGTGTCCGCCATCATCCACGGCATCTTCTTCGCGGAGATCCTCAGCGTGATGATCCAGGTCGTCTCCTTCAAGACGACGGGCAAGCGCGTCTTCCGCATGGCGCCCGTGCACCACCACTTCGAGCTCAAGGGCATGGCCGAGCCGAAGATCATCGTCCGTTTCTGGATCGTCGCCATCCTGTGTGGCGGCGTGGCGCTGCTGTCCCTCAAACTCCGCTAA
- the ftsW gene encoding putative lipid II flippase FtsW: protein MKTSAAAPVRFDPLLLCAVLALVALGLVMVYSASAILAQDKLGDSLYFLKRQLMAAGMGVVAMAVAMKVGWRRLARLAYPLLLVTVVLLVLVLIPGIGTTAGGARRWIRFPGFGLQPAEVAKFAWVVYLSYSLAKKREKVATFSVGFLPHLALCGVLVALCMRQPDFGSSVLLVFLLFVLLFAAGTKLSYLVGSVLLALPLAYVAIATSPYRMKRVLAFLDPWAHRHDTGYQVAESLMSIGSGGLTGLGLGDGRQKLFFLPEAHTDFIFAIIGEELGLIGVALLVTLYAIVIWRGVRVSLAAPETFGTYLGLGLTSIVAFQAAVNMCVAMGLLPTKGLTLPFVSYGGTSLVVLMGAAGVLLSLSTGAQGASNRAVRTGGDMREVAA from the coding sequence ATGAAGACATCCGCTGCCGCGCCCGTGCGGTTTGATCCGCTCCTGCTGTGCGCCGTGCTGGCGCTCGTGGCGCTGGGCCTGGTGATGGTCTACTCGGCGAGCGCCATCCTCGCGCAGGACAAGCTGGGCGACAGCCTGTACTTCCTCAAGCGCCAGCTCATGGCCGCGGGGATGGGCGTGGTGGCCATGGCGGTGGCGATGAAGGTCGGCTGGCGCCGCCTGGCGCGCCTGGCCTACCCGCTCTTGCTCGTCACGGTGGTGCTGCTCGTGCTGGTGCTCATCCCGGGCATCGGCACCACGGCGGGTGGGGCGCGGCGGTGGATCCGCTTCCCGGGCTTCGGCCTGCAGCCGGCCGAGGTGGCCAAGTTCGCCTGGGTCGTCTACCTGTCCTACTCGCTGGCCAAGAAGCGCGAGAAGGTGGCCACCTTCTCCGTGGGCTTCCTGCCCCACCTGGCCCTGTGCGGCGTGCTGGTGGCCCTCTGCATGCGCCAGCCGGACTTCGGCAGCAGCGTGCTGCTCGTCTTCCTCCTGTTCGTGCTGCTGTTCGCGGCCGGCACGAAGCTCAGCTACCTCGTGGGCTCGGTGCTCCTGGCGCTGCCGCTGGCATACGTGGCCATCGCCACGAGCCCCTACCGCATGAAGCGCGTGCTCGCCTTCCTGGACCCGTGGGCGCACCGGCACGACACCGGCTACCAGGTGGCCGAGTCGCTCATGTCCATCGGCTCGGGCGGGCTGACGGGGCTGGGGCTGGGGGATGGGCGGCAGAAGCTCTTCTTCCTGCCCGAGGCGCACACGGACTTCATCTTCGCCATCATCGGCGAGGAGCTGGGGCTCATCGGCGTGGCGCTGCTGGTGACGCTCTATGCCATCGTCATCTGGCGCGGGGTGCGCGTGAGCCTGGCGGCGCCGGAGACGTTCGGCACGTACCTGGGGCTGGGGCTCACCTCCATTGTCGCCTTCCAGGCGGCGGTGAACATGTGCGTGGCCATGGGGCTCTTGCCCACCAAGGGGTTGACGCTGCCGTTCGTCTCCTATGGAGGCACCTCGCTGGTGGTGCTCATGGGGGCGGCCGGGGTGTTGTTGTCGCTGAGCACGGGGGCCCAAGGGGCCAGTAACCGGGCCGTCCGTACGGGCGGCGATATGCGGGAGGTAGCGGCGTGA